A single genomic interval of Alistipes provencensis harbors:
- a CDS encoding SusC/RagA family TonB-linked outer membrane protein, with translation MTIRFLQRVAVVLAIAMAAFFPEGHAQDARQVTVRNATTLSGLIDQIEGSSSYRFSWQDDLISGVTFPAVNMVAPIGEVLSTALRTTDIDFSIQQFNVILTKKVKQAATPPPAKKNHTVTGYVKDAVTGEPMIGATVWLKDTAIGTSTDVNGFYSITFPSNYLVLSFSYLRYEAQEVVVGERTAIDVNLVPSSNDIDDVVVVGYGRQKKASVIGAISTVAINDLKAPVAKISNNLAGQLAGVVSVQRSGEPGAGSTFWIRGINTFGEAKSPLILVDGIERDLDLVNVDDIKEMSILKDASATAIYGVRGANGVVMITTRDGEVGKPRVSLSVEGGLVSPTKVPSMLNSVQFADMYNQAAGSKYYDDNAIALYRNGSDPDLYPNVDWLGELYKNYSWNEKVNLSVSGGGDIAKYYISGSFYNEDGLFAVDNMKNYDTSLTYQRYNFRSNVDVQIFPHTKLNINLGTSFERKNEPGGDTKKVWEYALSTAPNAFPLFYSDGSLAGPGNNQVNPYNELTQSGYKEKFWNTATSTVNLVQDFGSWITPGLTANVKVAFDAQNYQSLERTKQPPQHMALGRDDDGNLIFGEPTVVGQETLSYKEYATGQRSFYLEAGINYGRTFGRHTVGALFLYQQSQKNYTDTKNSLSEKALPYRHQGIAGRITYNFDNRYFIEGNFGYNGSENFSPNHRFGFFPAGAIGWLLSEEKFFQPLKDIFDMVKFKASYGIVGNDKIGGDRRFIYNETVLTKDAGSYQFGSTNTTYNGIRLGNWPNDEVGWEKAYKLNVGAEISLFGKLKLQADYFRERRDGIFLQSKSIPGIAGLSTQPWVNVGKMKNHGVDASLEYYQQIGQVQLTMRGNFTYAHNTIVDNDEPAWREPYMNRVGQSNWQTFGLVAAGLFASQEEIDGWPTQAWGVVQPGDIKYLDLNGDGTVDEYDVKPLGYPDIPEITYGFGASVKWKGFDFSVFFQGVGNVNFFANNTYTQPFSATNISMANVFTDLVGNYWTPENLNAKYPRLTTSVNENNKQVSSFWMVDGSYIRLKNAEIGYTLPKAWVNKMRIEGLRIYISGMNLLTFSDFKLWDPDLQTGAANYPNNKVYNIGLSLTF, from the coding sequence TTGACTATTAGATTTCTGCAACGCGTTGCGGTTGTGCTCGCCATCGCCATGGCAGCCTTTTTCCCGGAAGGCCATGCGCAGGATGCACGTCAGGTTACCGTCCGTAATGCCACGACTCTGAGCGGGTTGATCGACCAGATAGAGGGCAGCTCCAGTTACCGGTTTTCGTGGCAGGACGACCTGATCAGCGGCGTCACCTTCCCTGCGGTCAATATGGTCGCACCGATAGGGGAGGTGTTGAGCACCGCTCTGCGGACTACGGATATTGATTTTTCCATTCAGCAGTTCAATGTCATTCTCACCAAGAAAGTCAAGCAGGCTGCCACACCCCCCCCCGCCAAGAAAAACCATACGGTTACGGGATATGTGAAGGATGCGGTCACCGGCGAACCGATGATCGGGGCGACGGTCTGGTTGAAAGATACCGCCATCGGTACGAGTACCGACGTGAACGGATTCTACTCCATTACCTTTCCTTCGAACTATCTCGTACTCAGCTTCTCATATCTCAGGTATGAGGCGCAGGAGGTTGTCGTGGGCGAACGTACTGCCATAGACGTAAATCTCGTGCCATCGTCGAACGACATAGACGATGTGGTGGTGGTCGGCTACGGCCGGCAGAAAAAGGCCAGTGTCATCGGTGCCATTTCCACGGTGGCCATCAACGATCTCAAGGCTCCGGTCGCCAAGATTTCCAACAATTTGGCCGGACAGCTCGCCGGTGTGGTATCGGTTCAGCGTTCGGGAGAGCCCGGTGCCGGTTCTACGTTCTGGATTCGCGGTATCAATACGTTCGGGGAGGCCAAGTCGCCGTTGATTCTGGTCGATGGTATCGAACGCGATCTGGACCTTGTCAATGTCGACGATATCAAGGAGATGTCGATTCTTAAGGACGCTTCGGCCACGGCGATCTATGGCGTGCGCGGAGCCAACGGCGTCGTGATGATCACGACGCGCGACGGAGAGGTCGGCAAACCCCGGGTCTCGCTTTCGGTGGAAGGAGGTCTGGTGTCGCCGACGAAGGTGCCCAGCATGCTCAATTCGGTCCAGTTTGCCGATATGTACAATCAGGCTGCCGGCAGCAAGTATTACGATGACAACGCGATCGCGCTGTACCGCAACGGTTCCGATCCCGATCTTTATCCCAACGTGGACTGGCTCGGCGAGCTCTATAAGAATTATTCATGGAACGAAAAGGTGAATTTGAGCGTGAGCGGCGGCGGCGATATTGCGAAATACTATATCTCGGGTTCGTTCTACAACGAAGATGGTCTGTTCGCGGTCGATAACATGAAGAACTACGACACGTCGCTTACCTATCAGCGTTACAATTTCCGGTCGAATGTCGATGTGCAGATATTCCCCCACACCAAACTCAATATCAATCTGGGCACCTCCTTTGAACGGAAGAACGAGCCCGGCGGCGACACGAAAAAAGTGTGGGAATATGCTTTGTCGACGGCTCCCAATGCCTTTCCGCTCTTCTATTCCGACGGTTCGCTGGCTGGCCCGGGCAACAATCAGGTCAACCCCTATAACGAACTGACCCAAAGCGGTTACAAGGAGAAGTTCTGGAACACGGCTACATCCACCGTCAACCTCGTACAGGACTTCGGCTCTTGGATCACCCCGGGACTCACCGCCAATGTCAAGGTGGCTTTCGATGCCCAGAACTACCAGAGCCTCGAACGCACCAAGCAGCCTCCGCAGCACATGGCTCTGGGGCGCGACGACGACGGCAACCTGATCTTCGGGGAGCCGACGGTCGTCGGGCAGGAGACGCTCTCCTATAAGGAGTACGCCACCGGACAGCGCTCGTTCTATCTGGAGGCGGGCATAAATTACGGCCGCACGTTCGGCCGGCATACCGTCGGAGCCCTTTTTCTCTACCAGCAGTCGCAGAAGAACTACACCGACACGAAGAACTCGCTGAGCGAGAAGGCGCTGCCGTACCGTCATCAGGGTATTGCGGGAAGAATCACCTATAACTTCGACAACCGTTATTTCATCGAGGGCAACTTCGGTTACAACGGTTCCGAAAACTTCTCGCCCAACCACCGTTTCGGCTTTTTCCCGGCGGGAGCCATCGGCTGGCTGCTCTCCGAGGAGAAATTCTTCCAGCCGCTGAAGGACATATTCGATATGGTGAAGTTCAAGGCTTCGTACGGCATTGTCGGTAACGACAAGATCGGCGGCGACCGTCGTTTTATCTACAACGAAACGGTTCTGACGAAGGACGCCGGTTCCTATCAGTTCGGCAGTACGAATACGACCTACAACGGTATCCGTTTAGGCAACTGGCCGAACGACGAGGTGGGCTGGGAAAAGGCATACAAACTGAACGTGGGCGCCGAGATCTCGCTTTTCGGCAAACTGAAACTTCAGGCCGATTATTTCCGGGAGCGCCGCGACGGTATCTTCCTTCAATCCAAATCGATACCGGGCATCGCGGGTCTGTCTACCCAGCCTTGGGTCAATGTCGGTAAGATGAAGAATCACGGCGTCGACGCTTCGCTCGAATATTACCAGCAGATAGGGCAGGTGCAACTGACCATGCGCGGTAATTTCACCTACGCCCACAATACCATCGTCGACAACGACGAACCGGCATGGCGGGAGCCCTATATGAATCGTGTGGGCCAAAGCAACTGGCAGACGTTCGGGTTGGTGGCCGCGGGCCTCTTTGCCTCGCAGGAGGAGATCGACGGCTGGCCGACGCAGGCGTGGGGAGTCGTTCAGCCCGGCGACATCAAATACCTTGATCTGAACGGAGACGGCACGGTCGACGAATATGACGTCAAACCGCTCGGCTATCCCGACATTCCCGAGATAACCTATGGTTTCGGCGCTTCTGTCAAGTGGAAGGGTTTTGACTTCTCGGTATTCTTCCAAGGAGTGGGCAATGTCAATTTCTTTGCCAACAATACCTATACGCAGCCGTTCTCGGCAACCAATATCTCCATGGCGAATGTCTTTACCGATCTGGTCGGGAACTATTGGACGCCGGAGAACCTGAATGCCAAATATCCCCGTTTGACGACCTCCGTCAATGAAAACAACAAGCAGGTGTCGAGTTTCTGGATGGTCGACGGAAGCTATATCCGGCTGAAGAATGCCGAGATCGGCTATACGCTGCCCAAAGCTTGGGTCAACAAGATGAGGATCGAGGGCCTTCGTATCTACATATCGGGTATGAATCTGCTGACATTCAGTGATTTCAAACTCTGGGACCCCGACCTGCAGACGGGTGCGGCCAACTATCCCAACAACAAAGTCTATAACATCGGCCTCTCGCTGACATTCTAA
- a CDS encoding FecR family protein, with amino-acid sequence MKKQKFMKREIDESMLIDFLAGRLDRSEQAMVEEWYDESEQNKKTLEDIYYISFLCDCADVMKNVDVEYSLRQLRKRVAENERRTKSRFPILLRRIAAYGAAAMVIVALSVAVLKQASERARFEEVYAENSAVEVALPDGSMARLQPDSRITYPVHADGREKYEVDIEGEARFEVVKQTNGRSFVVKALETRVVVRGTSFDVHARQDDDLITAVLHSGAINFVAGDRVVEISPNQRVAYTRTDGNIQVSEVNTERSFAHEDLAEVIKVIAGMYGCEIRLDDASLGQIKFTGTVSRDNELGHTMNVITLTTGTRFRLEGDTVVIHK; translated from the coding sequence ATGAAAAAGCAAAAATTTATGAAGAGAGAAATAGACGAATCCATGCTCATCGATTTCCTTGCAGGACGTTTAGACCGTTCGGAGCAGGCCATGGTGGAGGAATGGTACGATGAGTCGGAGCAGAATAAAAAGACCCTTGAAGATATTTATTACATATCTTTTCTCTGCGACTGCGCCGATGTCATGAAAAATGTCGATGTGGAATATTCTCTACGACAATTGCGGAAACGTGTCGCCGAAAACGAGAGGCGCACGAAGAGCCGTTTCCCCATTCTGTTGCGCCGCATCGCTGCGTACGGTGCTGCGGCCATGGTGATCGTGGCATTGTCCGTTGCCGTCTTGAAGCAGGCATCGGAAAGAGCGCGTTTTGAGGAGGTCTATGCCGAGAACAGCGCTGTCGAAGTCGCTTTGCCGGACGGGTCGATGGCTCGTCTGCAACCCGATTCACGAATAACATATCCGGTCCATGCCGATGGACGCGAAAAATACGAGGTGGACATCGAGGGCGAGGCGCGGTTCGAGGTGGTGAAACAGACAAACGGCCGGAGCTTCGTCGTGAAGGCGTTGGAAACGCGAGTTGTCGTGCGGGGAACCTCGTTCGATGTGCATGCCCGTCAGGACGACGACCTGATCACGGCCGTACTTCACAGCGGGGCGATCAATTTTGTGGCGGGCGATCGGGTGGTAGAGATAAGTCCGAATCAACGGGTGGCCTACACGCGCACCGACGGCAATATACAAGTTTCCGAAGTGAACACTGAGCGCAGTTTCGCACATGAGGATCTCGCTGAGGTCATCAAGGTGATAGCCGGCATGTACGGTTGCGAGATCCGGCTGGATGATGCCTCGCTTGGACAGATTAAGTTCACGGGTACCGTCAGCAGGGATAACGAGCTGGGGCACACCATGAACGTAATCACGCTCACGACCGGCACCCGGTTCCGTCTGGAAGGCGATACCGTCGTGATTCACAAATGA
- a CDS encoding RagB/SusD family nutrient uptake outer membrane protein — protein MKKLILKAFALTVLAGGVAGCGNSFLETDYYNGIEKETALNSVENISIALNGAYYQLYRYYFAGNYATTIGDIPTDLPYWNTGTQHFNDIYTYTLTDTDTYLYWIWNYGYKVIDNAARLIEAVENLYDASTDDEKAELDLCKAEAYALRGYAQLVLVNIFAHQIKANGADFSSKPGIVLVDKPIQPFEKVSRATVGQSYEAIVNDLKDALTHFTAAGGDRGSLFYFGEASVHGLLARTYLYMEEWDDAAKQAQDALDAAEITTLIYDKVAYKALYNGGESNTESMFALAINATQNWQAQSCGTIWSTYSYSPSLWLQSLYKDTDCRTNVWVLGKDNRGRPVFNGGKFAHFSSGNNNYGTCYIVNAPEMFLIIAEANVQSSTGSVPDAQNALLTVAKRNSAITSTSDLPSTKTDLMAFIKEERARELFQEGLRLYDLRRWDEKAQVYANNATTISFKFTDYKISDLVYPIPVDEVNAGFGVAQNEGWSSTLPSL, from the coding sequence ATGAAAAAACTGATATTGAAAGCATTTGCACTGACGGTTCTGGCCGGAGGGGTTGCGGGCTGCGGGAACAGCTTCCTCGAGACCGATTATTACAACGGAATCGAGAAGGAGACGGCCCTCAATTCGGTCGAAAATATTTCGATCGCCCTCAACGGCGCCTACTACCAGTTGTACCGCTACTATTTCGCCGGCAACTATGCTACGACCATCGGCGACATCCCTACCGATCTTCCCTATTGGAACACCGGAACGCAGCATTTCAACGACATTTACACCTACACGCTGACCGATACCGACACCTATCTCTATTGGATATGGAACTACGGTTACAAGGTGATCGACAACGCAGCCCGTCTGATCGAGGCCGTCGAGAACCTCTACGACGCAAGCACGGATGACGAAAAAGCCGAACTGGACCTTTGCAAGGCCGAAGCCTACGCACTGCGCGGATATGCCCAGTTGGTGCTGGTCAACATCTTTGCGCATCAGATCAAGGCAAATGGCGCCGACTTCTCGTCGAAGCCCGGCATCGTGCTGGTAGACAAGCCGATCCAGCCCTTCGAAAAGGTTTCCCGCGCGACGGTCGGCCAGAGCTACGAGGCCATTGTCAACGACCTGAAGGATGCGCTCACGCATTTCACCGCGGCCGGCGGCGACCGGGGCTCGCTCTTCTATTTCGGGGAGGCGTCCGTTCACGGACTGCTGGCGCGCACCTACCTCTACATGGAGGAGTGGGACGATGCCGCCAAGCAGGCTCAGGATGCGCTCGATGCGGCGGAGATCACGACCCTCATTTATGACAAGGTTGCTTATAAGGCGCTTTACAACGGTGGAGAGTCGAATACCGAAAGCATGTTCGCGTTGGCAATCAACGCGACGCAGAACTGGCAGGCCCAGTCGTGCGGTACGATTTGGTCTACTTACAGTTACAGCCCGAGCCTCTGGTTGCAGTCGCTCTATAAGGACACGGACTGCCGTACCAATGTCTGGGTTCTTGGAAAGGACAACAGAGGCCGCCCCGTATTCAACGGCGGCAAATTCGCCCATTTCTCATCGGGCAACAACAACTACGGTACCTGCTATATCGTCAATGCCCCCGAAATGTTCCTGATTATCGCCGAGGCTAACGTACAGAGCTCCACCGGGTCGGTTCCCGATGCCCAGAACGCCCTGCTGACCGTGGCCAAGCGTAATTCGGCGATCACCTCGACGAGCGACCTGCCGTCGACCAAGACCGACCTCATGGCGTTCATCAAGGAGGAGCGTGCCCGCGAGCTTTTCCAAGAGGGTCTGCGCCTGTACGATTTGCGCCGTTGGGACGAGAAAGCGCAGGTGTATGCGAACAATGCCACTACGATTTCGTTCAAGTTCACCGACTACAAGATTTCGGATTTGGTGTACCCGATTCCGGTCGATGAAGTCAACGCAGGTTTCGGCGTTGCGCAGAACGAGGGTTGGAGCAGCACGCTCCCGAGCCTGTAG
- a CDS encoding SusC/RagA family TonB-linked outer membrane protein, translating into MVRKILLTLIAVLGLCAYSFAQNRQVTGKVADAQGKPVAGATIMIDGTSTGTTSAADGRFSISAPVNGTLVISFIGYETQSVAISGKTAVNVTLTEDAHAIDDVVVTGYGVQRKASFTGAASIVGDEVLAKRTDANFVKSLEGSVPGLQMNNSTSAPGVWGSVYVRGRGSLSSGTQPLYVIDGMPVNSDIEDNFDSRSNNWFDPMSSVNPADIESVTVLKDAAATAIYGSRAANGVIVITTKKGTQGNFNLNVDIKQGFVSMANNTMKLANAQETAKLFSNGYADTYAGYTPADVYGVPLDSWSDFVTMAYDWDGKSSYDWMDAITRHGYYQDYNLSASGRVGQTGYYASMGYLNSEGLAIGSDLERFSGRVNLDSKFKFFTAGINSSYSYSIQNGFSESTAGSMNSPTTLALSGRTPLDPIYDENGDYLYATDLVNNYPHPLAVVDSKLGSLYRTKAQTVNINPYLQVDFGKGIYAKTTLGVNITDQNIYTYYSALYDPNGVDSNGKGLDFTSKRSVITWTNVLGWNYTFNEKHAVNLMLGQEMQRKYYNYSVIEGVNFPLAGEGLRDLTTAGSWNDSAYYKSEATLASYFLDAHYAYDDKYYVSGSFRRDGSSVFGTDNRWGNFWSVGAKWRITGEEFLKDNEIVTNAALRLSYGTVGNQDIDWYQARGFYSAGYNYNSKPGMAPSGFSNQQLTWEVAKKFDVGFDLSFVNRVHLTFDFYNEETSEALYEVPLSMTTGATSMMRNVGTIRNRGIEFSVNATVMQKRDFRWNAYANVTWNQNRVIKLATDDPIESPFMIIEEGRPFRQFYMREYAGVDRETGMPLWYLDESGDETTSDYNAAAKRYVGSADPKVLGGFGTGINWKGLDFNIDFTYRLGGKVYNQGAAFTGYGMSLMTPLRDVALNSWTEANKDAKYPQYILGDPYNATSDSSRFLYSGNYLKIGNITLGYTLPAKWTKKAFIQKLRVYVSLDNVYTVMADDFVGYTPETFTSGIMAWQYPANRTFTGGVQITF; encoded by the coding sequence ATGGTAAGAAAAATTCTACTGACGTTAATTGCTGTTCTGGGCCTCTGTGCATATAGTTTTGCCCAGAACCGGCAGGTGACCGGAAAGGTCGCCGATGCGCAGGGAAAGCCTGTCGCCGGTGCGACCATTATGATCGACGGAACGTCGACCGGTACGACTTCTGCGGCGGACGGCCGCTTCTCCATCTCCGCTCCGGTAAACGGAACGTTGGTGATCTCTTTCATCGGCTATGAAACACAGTCGGTTGCCATTTCGGGCAAGACGGCCGTGAATGTTACTCTGACCGAAGACGCCCATGCGATCGACGATGTAGTCGTAACCGGTTACGGTGTGCAGCGCAAGGCCTCGTTTACCGGCGCCGCCTCCATCGTCGGCGACGAAGTGCTTGCCAAGCGGACCGATGCCAACTTCGTCAAATCGCTCGAAGGCTCCGTGCCGGGTCTCCAGATGAACAATTCGACCAGTGCGCCGGGTGTCTGGGGTTCGGTGTATGTGCGCGGCCGCGGATCGCTCAGCTCGGGTACCCAGCCCCTTTATGTGATCGACGGCATGCCGGTCAACTCCGATATTGAGGACAATTTCGACAGCCGTAGCAACAACTGGTTCGATCCGATGTCTTCGGTCAATCCCGCCGACATCGAGAGCGTCACCGTGCTGAAGGATGCCGCTGCCACGGCCATTTACGGTTCGCGTGCCGCGAACGGCGTGATCGTCATCACTACGAAAAAAGGTACGCAGGGCAATTTCAACCTCAATGTCGACATCAAGCAGGGCTTCGTCTCGATGGCAAACAACACGATGAAGTTGGCCAATGCGCAGGAGACGGCGAAACTCTTTTCCAACGGATATGCCGACACTTATGCCGGGTATACACCCGCCGACGTCTACGGTGTTCCGCTCGATTCGTGGTCCGATTTTGTCACGATGGCTTACGACTGGGACGGTAAGTCGTCCTACGATTGGATGGATGCCATCACACGTCATGGCTACTATCAGGATTACAACCTCAGCGCTTCAGGCCGCGTCGGACAGACAGGTTACTATGCCAGCATGGGCTACCTGAATTCAGAAGGACTGGCGATCGGTTCCGATCTGGAGCGTTTCTCGGGCCGTGTGAATCTCGACAGCAAATTCAAGTTCTTCACTGCGGGTATCAATTCGTCGTATTCCTACTCGATTCAGAACGGATTCTCGGAGTCCACGGCCGGTTCGATGAACAGCCCTACGACACTTGCCTTATCGGGACGCACGCCGCTGGATCCCATTTACGATGAGAACGGCGATTACCTGTACGCTACCGACTTGGTGAACAACTATCCCCACCCGCTGGCGGTCGTGGACTCCAAACTGGGCAGTCTCTACCGCACCAAGGCCCAGACGGTCAATATCAATCCCTACCTGCAGGTGGATTTCGGCAAGGGTATCTATGCCAAGACCACCCTCGGCGTGAATATCACCGATCAGAACATCTACACTTATTACAGCGCTCTGTACGACCCGAACGGTGTCGATTCGAACGGTAAGGGCCTTGATTTTACCTCGAAAAGAAGCGTTATCACATGGACCAACGTGCTGGGCTGGAATTATACGTTCAATGAAAAGCATGCCGTCAACCTGATGCTCGGGCAGGAGATGCAGCGCAAATACTACAACTATTCGGTGATCGAGGGTGTCAATTTCCCGCTGGCCGGCGAGGGCCTGCGCGACCTGACCACCGCCGGTTCGTGGAACGATTCGGCCTACTACAAGTCCGAGGCGACGCTGGCATCCTATTTCCTCGATGCGCACTATGCTTACGACGACAAGTACTATGTGTCGGGCTCGTTCCGCCGCGACGGTTCGTCGGTGTTCGGCACCGACAACCGCTGGGGTAACTTCTGGTCGGTGGGTGCCAAGTGGCGCATCACGGGCGAGGAGTTCCTGAAGGACAACGAGATTGTGACCAATGCCGCACTGCGCCTCTCCTACGGTACGGTGGGTAACCAAGATATCGACTGGTATCAGGCCCGCGGGTTCTATTCCGCCGGTTACAACTACAACAGCAAGCCCGGTATGGCCCCTTCGGGCTTTTCAAACCAGCAGTTGACGTGGGAGGTTGCCAAGAAGTTCGACGTGGGCTTCGACCTCTCGTTCGTCAACCGCGTACACCTGACCTTCGATTTCTACAACGAGGAGACCAGCGAAGCCCTCTACGAAGTGCCCCTGTCGATGACTACGGGCGCTACGTCGATGATGCGCAACGTCGGTACGATCCGCAACCGCGGTATCGAGTTCTCGGTGAATGCAACAGTGATGCAGAAACGCGATTTCCGCTGGAACGCCTATGCCAACGTTACATGGAACCAGAACCGCGTCATCAAGCTCGCTACCGACGATCCGATCGAGTCGCCTTTCATGATTATCGAGGAGGGCCGTCCTTTCCGTCAGTTCTACATGAGGGAGTATGCGGGCGTAGACCGTGAAACCGGTATGCCGTTGTGGTATCTCGACGAGTCGGGCGACGAAACGACCAGCGATTACAATGCGGCGGCCAAGCGTTATGTGGGCTCTGCCGATCCGAAAGTGCTGGGCGGATTCGGAACCGGCATCAACTGGAAGGGCCTCGATTTCAATATCGACTTCACCTACCGTCTGGGCGGTAAAGTCTACAACCAAGGTGCAGCATTCACCGGTTACGGCATGTCGCTGATGACCCCGCTCCGCGACGTGGCCCTCAATTCGTGGACGGAGGCCAACAAGGATGCCAAGTACCCGCAGTACATTCTCGGAGACCCCTACAATGCTACGTCGGACTCCTCGCGGTTCCTCTACAGCGGCAACTACCTGAAGATCGGAAACATCACGCTGGGTTATACGCTGCCCGCGAAGTGGACCAAGAAAGCTTTCATCCAGAAACTGCGCGTCTATGTGTCGCTCGACAACGTCTATACGGTCATGGCTGACGATTTCGTGGGTTACACCCCCGAAACCTTTACTTCGGGTATCATGGCTTGGCAGTATCCTGCCAACCGCACTTTCACGGGAGGCGTCCAGATTACCTTCTAA
- a CDS encoding site-specific integrase, producing MGTRNTFKVLFYIKKNAPLRNGNTPIMGRITINGQRTQLSTRLSVDPKLWNVNMGRVTGRRADAVRVNEQLSQIRYHIERCYNTLFYEHAQVTPQMVKEMYFGNDRRSEMLLAFFREHNEEFRRMVGTSRSKTTYYKYRTVYNHLENYISDKYERRDLSFRDLDREFLTGFHQYIAQECGHKKNTTWIYMIALKHILMLARGRGYLTTDLFANYKLHSEFVTRNYLSITEIRRLIRLDLDDVTLLLVRDAFLFSCFTGLSYIDLCTLTPEHIRQEGKQMWISTTRCKTGSEVNVRVFAIPYAILLRYNPMNRTKRIFNLPSNGWCNICLGRIMSLAGISRHITFHSARHTFATTITLSQGIAIETISKLLGHRNIRTTQIYATITHSKLDGDMERLSKRLDTLYRESDLERVPEPV from the coding sequence ATGGGAACCAGAAACACGTTTAAAGTACTATTTTACATCAAGAAAAATGCACCGTTACGCAACGGCAATACCCCTATCATGGGACGTATTACGATCAATGGGCAGCGCACACAGTTGTCGACGCGGCTCTCCGTGGACCCGAAACTTTGGAATGTGAACATGGGCCGCGTGACGGGACGCCGTGCGGATGCCGTCCGCGTCAACGAACAGCTCTCACAAATCAGGTATCACATCGAACGGTGTTACAATACGCTATTTTACGAACATGCGCAGGTCACGCCGCAAATGGTCAAGGAGATGTATTTCGGCAACGACCGCCGCAGCGAGATGCTGCTGGCCTTTTTCCGGGAGCACAACGAGGAGTTTCGCCGGATGGTCGGCACCAGCCGCAGCAAGACGACCTATTATAAATACAGGACCGTTTACAACCACCTCGAAAATTACATCAGCGATAAATACGAGCGCAGGGACTTGTCGTTCAGGGACCTCGACCGGGAATTCCTGACGGGTTTCCACCAGTACATCGCTCAGGAGTGCGGGCACAAGAAGAACACGACGTGGATTTACATGATCGCGCTCAAACACATCCTCATGCTGGCCCGCGGGCGGGGTTATCTCACGACGGATCTTTTTGCCAACTACAAGCTGCACAGCGAGTTCGTGACGCGCAACTACCTTTCCATCACCGAAATCCGACGGCTTATCCGGCTCGACCTCGACGACGTGACGCTGCTGCTGGTGCGCGACGCCTTTCTGTTCAGTTGTTTCACGGGACTTTCCTATATCGACCTTTGCACGCTGACACCAGAACACATCCGACAAGAGGGTAAACAAATGTGGATAAGTACGACCCGTTGCAAAACCGGTTCGGAGGTCAACGTGCGGGTCTTTGCGATCCCGTATGCTATTCTGCTGAGATACAACCCGATGAACCGCACAAAACGCATTTTCAACCTGCCGAGCAACGGCTGGTGCAACATTTGTCTCGGCCGGATCATGTCGCTGGCGGGCATCTCCCGACACATTACCTTCCACTCGGCGCGCCATACCTTCGCTACGACAATTACCCTTTCGCAGGGAATAGCGATCGAAACCATCAGCAAATTGCTTGGCCACAGAAATATACGAACCACGCAAATTTACGCCACGATCACACACTCGAAACTCGACGGAGACATGGAACGTCTTTCGAAACGACTCGACACGCTTTACCGGGAATCCGACTTGGAACGGGTTCCGGAACCGGTGTGA